In Candidatus Methanosphaera massiliense, the following are encoded in one genomic region:
- a CDS encoding zinc-ribbon domain-containing protein — protein MIKCPRCGFHNQNNDKYCIYCGFKLISNLDNASDKTVIKQKNMVISILLAIFLPGISYFYIEQWYSGILFLLLIPLIFISYAVIAAFYSTTYNISSEIGVYLVVLTWFVLYIFQIYKVIKLTKLINQGIIRF, from the coding sequence ATGATTAAATGTCCAAGGTGTGGTTTTCATAATCAAAATAATGACAAGTACTGTATATACTGTGGATTTAAATTAATAAGTAACTTAGATAATGCTTCTGATAAAACAGTTATAAAACAAAAAAATATGGTAATTAGTATATTATTAGCAATATTTCTGCCAGGTATCAGTTATTTTTATATTGAGCAGTGGTATAGTGGAATTTTATTTTTATTATTAATTCCATTAATTTTTATTAGTTATGCTGTAATTGCAGCATTTTATTCTACAACGTATAATATTTCTTCAGAAATAGGAGTTTATTTGGTTGTGTTAACATGGTTTGTATTATATATATTTCAAATATACAAGGTTATTAAATTAACAAAGTTAATAAATCAAGGAATCATTCGATTCTAA
- a CDS encoding TM2 domain-containing protein, whose translation MKCDRCYYENPDDETYCINCGKKLPEKTKPTVITVITIPSKNKEKKENDYYSIEYKGPEITTQNQNNTNNDEDIENNDLIAIFLSFLFPGFGHLYIKQNIKGIIYLFIAIILGYISTIKQEVIYVLVVVYLIQVMDVIICCRRKK comes from the coding sequence ATGAAATGTGATAGATGTTATTATGAAAACCCTGATGATGAAACATACTGTATTAATTGTGGTAAAAAATTACCTGAAAAAACAAAACCTACTGTTATTACAGTGATAACCATACCTTCAAAAAATAAAGAAAAAAAGGAAAATGATTACTACTCTATTGAATATAAAGGTCCTGAAATAACAACTCAAAACCAAAATAATACGAACAATGATGAAGATATTGAAAACAATGACTTAATTGCTATATTTCTAAGCTTTCTTTTTCCAGGATTTGGACATCTATACATAAAACAAAACATAAAAGGTATTATATATCTATTCATAGCTATAATACTAGGATATATCTCAACAATTAAACAGGAAGTAATATATGTATTAGTAGTAGTCTATTTAATTCAAGTTATGGATGTTATAATATGTTGTAGACGAAAAAAATAA
- a CDS encoding TIGR04165 family Cys-rich peptide, with protein MKIEELLKPCPECGSRDKTQHRDFDREFLAYGSNAELKCSNCGHIFITRDEAIDMRRAEEKKLEENKKEE; from the coding sequence ATGAAAATAGAGGAATTATTAAAACCTTGTCCTGAATGTGGTTCCAGAGACAAGACCCAACATAGAGATTTTGACAGAGAATTTCTAGCATATGGATCTAATGCTGAACTAAAATGTTCCAACTGCGGACATATATTTATTACTAGAGATGAAGCAATAGATATGAGAAGAGCAGAAGAGAAAAAACTAGAAGAAAATAAAAAAGAAGAGTAA
- a CDS encoding 4Fe-4S binding protein, with the protein MIVKDICMYCGACAGVCPTNAIQVQELTVVVDDDTCTKCGICVKACPIDALELE; encoded by the coding sequence ATGATAGTGAAAGATATTTGTATGTACTGTGGAGCATGTGCAGGAGTTTGTCCTACTAATGCAATTCAAGTACAAGAACTAACAGTAGTTGTTGATGATGACACATGTACAAAATGTGGAATATGTGTAAAAGCATGTCCAATTGATGCATTAGAACTAGAATAG
- a CDS encoding SIS domain-containing protein, with protein sequence MEYEMYNEIMEQPISLKRTIESEKEHLEQISEEYSKFDKIYLIGCGSSISTCYTIKDAIKTISTIDIDVQTGYEFVDNQYLEKDSNVGVILTSQSGETSDTLSALRKAKENNIKTVAITNEKDSSMAKEADEAVITLGGTELAIIGTKTYVTQLFALYLIFFKMVKSERAEHVLEQLYTVPDLIEELIKSTEEKSKKIAEENKDVDLFYCMGSGLNFGLAYKLAMTMFMEGSLKHACPIYSGEFRHGLIERVEEGVTVVFLRSGDQPDEVTDRAIKFCENLRVNNIVFDLQEYSDIDPLLTPFVLIIPLEWFIYHLSIFNGEDPGSTRHIGKIRY encoded by the coding sequence ATGGAATATGAAATGTACAATGAAATAATGGAACAACCAATTTCACTGAAGCGCACTATAGAATCAGAAAAAGAACATTTAGAACAGATATCCGAAGAATACTCAAAATTTGATAAAATATACTTAATTGGTTGTGGAAGTTCTATATCTACATGTTACACAATAAAAGATGCAATAAAAACAATATCAACAATAGATATAGATGTTCAAACAGGTTATGAATTTGTTGATAACCAATATTTAGAGAAAGATAGTAATGTTGGAGTTATATTAACTTCACAATCGGGTGAAACATCTGACACATTATCTGCTTTAAGAAAGGCAAAGGAAAATAATATAAAAACAGTAGCAATAACAAATGAAAAAGATAGTTCCATGGCAAAAGAAGCAGATGAAGCAGTAATAACATTAGGCGGCACTGAATTAGCAATTATAGGTACAAAAACATATGTAACCCAGTTATTTGCATTATATCTAATATTCTTTAAGATGGTAAAATCTGAAAGAGCAGAGCATGTTCTAGAACAATTATACACAGTACCTGATTTAATAGAAGAATTAATTAAATCAACAGAAGAGAAATCTAAGAAAATCGCAGAAGAAAATAAGGATGTAGACTTATTTTACTGCATGGGTAGTGGATTAAACTTCGGATTAGCATATAAACTAGCAATGACAATGTTCATGGAAGGATCATTAAAACATGCTTGTCCAATATACTCTGGAGAATTCAGACATGGTTTAATAGAACGTGTAGAAGAAGGAGTTACAGTAGTATTTCTAAGATCTGGTGACCAACCTGATGAAGTTACAGATAGAGCAATTAAATTCTGTGAAAATCTCAGAGTAAATAATATAGTATTTGACTTACAAGAATACTCAGATATAGATCCATTATTAACTCCATTTGTACTTATAATTCCATTAGAATGGTTCATATATCATCTTTCAATATTCAATGGTGAAGACCCTGGAAGTACTAGACATATAGGAAAAATAAGATATTAA
- a CDS encoding DUF1611 domain-containing protein: MYSITSSEDFRELSPFIIIGAGGGGEKFSNFTGVETAGFLDDNEKKQGKEFCGHIVGSDLKKLIEETNSKSVAIMLPIGAEGAALKYAVQAIDLGQNVLTSFRSLPLEENPSLIKFANQKGVQIKEISSRLDNVKKVMGTAPDKVTEVLPKITYYHKKPVIFVGGTSQECGKRTTTRKLGKAAKELGLNAIIFSTDEMGLDEPTDINFRAGSLSVMDVPAAIMGTVKYMEENKNPDIIFIEGQSSLTETGNPHPKGLSAAILFGAMPDAVILCHRPNHPFREPIGISEELKAIEAVEPTKVIGLSINRRNAPDVSLEEIEEKFNLPTVDLHTDSNGGLKRLLQTVLDYVGE, encoded by the coding sequence TTGTATTCTATAACATCTAGTGAAGACTTTAGAGAACTAAGTCCATTTATCATTATAGGCGCTGGTGGAGGTGGAGAGAAATTTTCCAATTTCACAGGAGTAGAAACAGCAGGCTTCTTAGATGATAATGAGAAAAAACAAGGAAAAGAGTTCTGTGGTCATATAGTAGGCTCTGATTTAAAAAAATTAATTGAAGAAACTAATTCAAAATCAGTTGCTATAATGTTACCTATAGGAGCTGAAGGAGCTGCACTAAAATATGCTGTTCAAGCAATTGATTTAGGACAAAATGTTTTAACATCATTCAGATCATTACCACTCGAAGAAAATCCATCCTTAATAAAATTTGCTAATCAAAAAGGTGTACAAATCAAAGAAATTAGCTCACGATTAGATAATGTTAAAAAAGTTATGGGAACAGCACCAGATAAAGTAACAGAAGTTTTACCAAAAATAACATACTATCACAAAAAACCAGTAATATTTGTAGGTGGAACCTCACAAGAATGTGGAAAAAGAACCACAACAAGAAAATTAGGTAAAGCAGCAAAAGAATTAGGACTTAATGCTATAATATTTTCAACAGATGAAATGGGATTAGACGAACCAACAGATATAAATTTCAGAGCAGGAAGTTTATCAGTAATGGATGTTCCAGCAGCAATAATGGGAACCGTTAAATACATGGAAGAAAATAAGAATCCTGATATTATATTTATTGAAGGACAATCTAGTCTTACAGAAACAGGAAACCCTCATCCAAAAGGACTATCTGCAGCAATATTATTTGGAGCAATGCCTGATGCTGTAATATTATGTCACAGACCAAACCATCCATTCAGAGAACCAATAGGCATATCTGAAGAATTAAAAGCTATAGAAGCAGTAGAACCTACTAAAGTTATAGGTTTATCAATTAATAGAAGGAATGCTCCGGATGTATCTTTAGAAGAAATTGAAGAGAAATTTAATCTACCAACAGTTGACTTACATACAGACTCTAATGGTGGTTTAAAACGTTTACTTCAAACAGTCTTGGATTATGTAGGTGAATAA
- the sfsA gene encoding DNA/RNA nuclease SfsA — translation MKINDLIEVKYISRPNRFTIKFKNSDNKLDIAHLHDPGRLKELLIENTPILIKYVPTYKKTNRKTKYNVIAIKDKEDWILLNSNYHNKIVEELIDNHEIPGLEKYHVEKPEYTYGNSRLDFLLTDEYKNKMYLEVKGCTLQINKLAKFPDAPTKRGTKHLNELINIRKNHGNSAVVILILHNKAETFMPNYDTDPEFSNTLKKAYENNVEIYPFHMITKTENDSLIIEADKKLPLILK, via the coding sequence ATGAAAATCAATGATTTAATTGAAGTTAAATACATATCAAGACCTAATCGCTTCACAATCAAATTTAAAAACTCGGATAATAAATTAGATATAGCACATTTACATGACCCTGGAAGATTAAAAGAATTACTAATAGAAAATACGCCCATTTTAATAAAATATGTACCTACCTACAAAAAAACTAACCGTAAAACTAAATACAATGTAATAGCCATTAAGGATAAAGAAGATTGGATATTACTAAACAGTAATTACCATAACAAAATTGTAGAAGAATTAATTGATAATCATGAAATTCCGGGACTTGAAAAATATCATGTTGAAAAACCAGAATATACCTATGGAAATAGCAGATTAGACTTTCTTTTAACTGATGAATATAAAAATAAGATGTATTTAGAAGTTAAAGGTTGTACATTACAAATAAATAAATTAGCAAAATTTCCAGATGCACCTACAAAAAGAGGTACAAAACACTTAAACGAATTAATAAATATAAGAAAAAACCATGGAAACAGTGCTGTTGTCATATTAATATTACATAACAAAGCAGAGACTTTCATGCCAAACTATGATACAGACCCTGAATTTAGTAATACACTGAAAAAAGCATATGAAAATAATGTGGAAATATACCCATTTCATATGATAACAAAAACAGAAAATGATTCCTTAATAATAGAAGCAGACAAAAAATTACCATTAATATTAAAATAG
- a CDS encoding zinc ribbon domain-containing protein, whose amino-acid sequence MVKCKYCGYENVEGSKYCMHCSKALFSQDADFNIIIQEDNQKNNDLRDLYYSFLSNNFMNDDYIKGNNSTNTDSYYPDSYYTVSKKQFIATLLSALFTGIGYFYIHKLDRGLVFLASQLFLLFFTIILFNLLESYIIVYMMFLASLLVYIIGICDTYRQAMLLD is encoded by the coding sequence ATGGTTAAATGTAAATATTGTGGATATGAGAATGTTGAGGGAAGTAAATATTGTATGCACTGCTCTAAAGCTTTATTTTCTCAAGATGCTGATTTTAACATTATCATTCAAGAAGATAATCAAAAAAACAATGATTTAAGAGATTTATATTATTCTTTTTTATCAAATAATTTTATGAATGATGATTACATCAAGGGGAATAATTCTACAAATACAGATTCTTATTATCCTGATAGTTATTACACAGTATCAAAAAAACAATTTATTGCAACATTATTATCAGCTCTTTTCACGGGAATTGGATATTTCTATATACATAAATTGGACAGAGGTTTAGTATTTCTGGCTAGTCAATTATTTTTATTATTTTTCACAATAATATTATTCAATTTATTAGAATCATATATAATTGTGTATATGATGTTTTTAGCTAGTTTATTAGTATATATTATAGGTATATGTGATACATATCGACAAGCAATGTTATTAGATTAA
- the glyS gene encoding glycine--tRNA ligase, producing MGNEEMMSISKKRGFLYPSFEIYSGVAGFYDYGPLGGILKNNIMNLWRKYYVAREGFYEIEAPTIMPRETLKASGHVDNFTDPMTQCTECHEVYRADHIIEAAINKEVEGLPDEELTKIIEDNNIVCENCEGKLSPVRSYNLMFKTEIGVSGKQIGYMRPETAQGIFIAFKRISRFYKDKLPFGIVQLGKSYRNELSPRQGVIRLREFTQAEAEIFVDPSDKSHRYYKNIEDYELELYSQEEQLNDKKPVRLTVKDAIESNVVSSEMLVYQLVLAREFLKDLGIPNEAIRFRQHLPDEMAHYAIDCWDAEVKTDQYGWVEIIGIADRTDFDLKSHIKHSKEDLSVFKEYDTPKKVVKTTPSFNMKKFGPTFKGDSPKAKEILENTNPEVIIDSFKTNGTYKFNIGDNEYEIDDSFITFETKEEEIRGERIVPHVIEPSYGIDRIIYSTLLHSYTEDVSDEGEKRAYLKIPAIIAPIKVAILPLVNKEPLVDIAKDIEITLRENNMISSFDGSGTIGRRYARADEIGVPFAVTVDYDTIDDKKVTIRNRDTFEQKRVAIRRLPIIIKELVEGNITFEELEE from the coding sequence ATGGGAAATGAAGAAATGATGAGTATATCAAAGAAAAGAGGATTTTTATATCCATCCTTTGAAATATATTCAGGAGTAGCAGGATTCTATGATTACGGACCACTTGGAGGAATACTAAAAAACAATATAATGAATCTCTGGAGAAAATATTATGTTGCACGTGAAGGATTCTATGAAATAGAAGCACCAACAATAATGCCAAGAGAAACATTAAAAGCATCAGGACACGTAGATAACTTCACAGATCCAATGACACAATGTACAGAATGTCATGAAGTATACCGTGCAGATCATATTATTGAAGCTGCAATAAACAAAGAAGTAGAAGGATTACCTGACGAGGAATTAACAAAGATAATTGAAGATAATAATATAGTATGTGAAAACTGTGAAGGTAAATTATCTCCTGTAAGAAGCTACAATCTCATGTTCAAGACAGAAATAGGTGTAAGTGGAAAACAAATAGGATACATGAGACCTGAAACAGCACAGGGTATATTCATAGCATTCAAAAGAATCAGCAGATTCTACAAAGATAAACTACCATTTGGAATAGTGCAACTAGGAAAATCATACAGAAATGAATTATCTCCAAGACAAGGAGTAATCAGATTAAGAGAATTCACACAAGCAGAAGCAGAAATCTTTGTTGACCCATCAGATAAAAGCCATAGATACTATAAAAACATAGAAGACTATGAATTAGAATTATACAGTCAAGAAGAACAATTAAATGATAAAAAACCAGTCAGGTTAACAGTGAAAGATGCAATAGAATCTAATGTTGTCTCAAGTGAAATGCTAGTATACCAATTAGTATTAGCACGTGAATTTTTAAAAGATCTTGGAATACCTAATGAAGCTATCAGATTCAGACAACACTTACCAGATGAAATGGCCCACTATGCAATAGATTGCTGGGATGCTGAAGTAAAAACAGACCAGTACGGATGGGTGGAAATCATAGGAATAGCAGACCGTACTGATTTTGATTTAAAATCACATATCAAACATAGTAAAGAAGATTTATCAGTATTCAAAGAATATGACACTCCTAAAAAAGTAGTTAAAACAACACCATCATTTAACATGAAGAAGTTTGGTCCAACATTCAAAGGAGATTCTCCTAAAGCAAAGGAAATCCTAGAAAACACAAATCCTGAAGTAATTATTGATTCATTCAAGACAAATGGAACCTATAAATTCAATATAGGGGATAATGAATATGAAATTGATGATAGTTTCATAACCTTTGAAACAAAAGAGGAAGAAATACGTGGAGAAAGAATTGTACCGCACGTAATAGAACCATCATATGGTATTGATCGTATAATCTACTCAACACTCCTACACTCATATACTGAAGATGTATCAGATGAGGGAGAAAAAAGAGCATATCTTAAAATACCTGCAATAATAGCTCCAATAAAAGTAGCTATACTACCATTAGTAAACAAGGAACCATTAGTGGATATTGCAAAGGATATAGAAATAACACTTCGTGAAAACAACATGATTTCATCATTTGATGGTAGTGGAACCATAGGAAGAAGATATGCACGTGCAGATGAAATAGGAGTTCCATTTGCAGTTACAGTAGATTATGATACTATTGATGATAAAAAGGTTACAATACGTAATCGTGATACCTTTGAACAGAAGAGAGTAGCAATAAGAAGACTACCAATAATAATTAAAGAACTTGTAGAAGGAAATATTACTTTTGAGGAATTAGAAGAATAG
- a CDS encoding transposase produces MSYMNNDENQTRLTFNRLDSNIPNNHISHFIKKFTAKHFKKIDEKYEKKRGRPAFPKTALLNIILYGTYDNLKTFQEISQSCEYNIYYRYLTGGLVPSERTIQRFAEDHGTIITEVLEKIVDYASNTHSIKQITLNGDIQPDNREDKVQLEEINDFTYDLIKLIRKYEKNNRIINREYELSRNAILIFEDNNISPLEKINTINNIQKKLKKSKEESVFINSLDALLNLEKTRLYPITYKIDTKDYNPNFISKINITSKEPEKIDISKIQNNITLLSCVYNLKIINNINQEKMNYKLIYKFMEVVQNKYPDIKFIVK; encoded by the coding sequence ATGTCATATATGAATAATGATGAAAATCAGACAAGATTAACATTTAATAGACTAGATTCTAACATTCCTAATAACCATATTTCCCATTTTATAAAGAAATTCACAGCCAAACACTTCAAAAAAATAGATGAAAAATATGAGAAAAAACGTGGAAGACCAGCATTTCCCAAAACAGCACTACTAAACATAATATTATATGGAACATATGATAATTTAAAAACATTTCAAGAAATCAGTCAATCCTGCGAATATAATATATACTATAGATACCTTACTGGCGGTTTAGTACCATCAGAACGTACAATTCAAAGATTTGCTGAAGATCATGGTACAATAATCACAGAAGTTCTTGAGAAAATAGTTGACTATGCTAGCAACACCCACTCTATAAAACAAATAACATTAAATGGAGACATCCAGCCCGATAACAGAGAGGATAAAGTACAACTTGAAGAAATAAATGATTTTACATACGATTTAATAAAACTTATTAGAAAATATGAGAAAAATAACAGAATAATAAATAGAGAATATGAACTTAGTAGAAATGCAATACTAATTTTTGAAGATAATAATATCAGCCCATTAGAGAAAATAAATACCATTAATAACATCCAAAAGAAATTAAAAAAATCAAAAGAGGAAAGTGTATTCATTAACAGTCTTGATGCATTATTAAATCTGGAAAAAACAAGACTTTATCCTATAACTTATAAAATTGATACAAAAGATTATAACCCTAATTTTATATCAAAAATTAATATTACATCAAAAGAACCTGAAAAAATAGATATATCAAAAATTCAGAATAATATTACACTATTATCCTGTGTTTATAATCTTAAAATAATAAATAATATTAATCAGGAAAAAATGAATTATAAATTAATATATAAATTTATGGAAGTTGTTCAGAATAAGTATCCTGATATTAAATTTATCGTAAAGTAA
- a CDS encoding NAD(P)/FAD-dependent oxidoreductase — MIETDILVVGAGPSGSLAAKEAALHRAKVILIDRKSAIGSPKRCAEGVSKNGLAELGIKPDPRWIARDLKGVRLVAPNGTNVWLDNDTIQLPESGYILERKVFDKHMAMDAARAGATIMIKTNATALERVEDGIIITADHFGEEIKIHAHIVIAADGPESKIGRWAGLESSTAPEYMESCAQYEMAGVEMENNRDIALFFGSVSPGGYAWIFPKGDDIANVGLGVLKTHTDKTAIEHLNEFVKNCPETKNAQPVELNVGGDPVGGIIKDRIGDNILVVGDAGGFVNPLTGGGINSALESGVYAGIVAAQAIQEGDYSKKKFKEYVKLTDENIGKNYKKYDKAKEYLLSLNDDELNDIAKEFEKADFSEVNPRSLIKMLVKVSPKALLKLGKLF; from the coding sequence ATGATAGAAACAGATATCTTAGTAGTAGGAGCTGGACCTTCAGGATCACTTGCAGCAAAAGAAGCTGCTTTACACAGAGCAAAAGTCATACTAATCGATAGAAAATCAGCAATAGGCTCACCAAAAAGATGTGCTGAAGGAGTATCCAAGAATGGATTAGCAGAATTAGGCATAAAACCAGACCCAAGATGGATTGCAAGAGATTTAAAGGGAGTAAGACTAGTAGCACCTAATGGTACAAATGTATGGTTAGATAATGACACAATACAACTACCAGAATCAGGATATATTCTGGAAAGAAAAGTATTTGATAAACATATGGCAATGGATGCAGCACGTGCTGGTGCAACTATAATGATAAAAACTAATGCTACAGCATTAGAAAGAGTAGAAGATGGTATTATCATTACTGCAGACCATTTTGGTGAAGAAATAAAAATCCACGCACATATTGTTATTGCAGCAGATGGTCCAGAATCAAAAATTGGTCGCTGGGCTGGATTAGAATCTAGTACTGCACCAGAATACATGGAATCATGTGCTCAATATGAAATGGCTGGAGTAGAAATGGAAAATAATAGAGATATCGCTCTATTCTTTGGATCAGTTTCTCCTGGAGGATATGCTTGGATTTTCCCTAAAGGCGATGACATAGCAAATGTAGGATTAGGTGTACTAAAAACACACACAGATAAAACAGCAATAGAACACTTAAATGAATTTGTAAAAAACTGCCCAGAAACAAAAAATGCACAGCCAGTTGAATTAAATGTAGGTGGAGATCCTGTAGGTGGAATAATAAAAGACCGTATTGGTGATAATATCCTAGTTGTAGGAGATGCTGGTGGATTTGTAAATCCATTAACAGGTGGAGGAATCAACAGTGCCCTTGAATCAGGAGTATATGCAGGAATAGTAGCTGCTCAAGCAATTCAAGAAGGAGATTACAGTAAGAAAAAATTTAAAGAATATGTTAAATTAACTGACGAGAATATAGGTAAAAACTATAAAAAATACGATAAAGCTAAAGAATATTTATTATCATTAAATGATGATGAATTAAATGATATAGCAAAAGAATTTGAAAAAGCAGATTTCTCAGAAGTCAATCCTAGATCATTAATAAAAATGCTAGTTAAAGTATCTCCTAAAGCATTATTAAAACTAGGAAAATTATTCTAA
- a CDS encoding metal-sulfur cluster assembly factor — MAEAELKQEIKDKLALIADPHMGISIVDMGLVRDIAIDEENKKVNITLSPTNPGCMSIANVAMASKIEIEKLEDVDKAEITVIDHMMADTINEMVNKEE, encoded by the coding sequence ATGGCAGAAGCAGAATTAAAACAAGAAATTAAAGATAAATTAGCATTAATCGCTGATCCTCATATGGGTATAAGTATCGTAGATATGGGTTTAGTAAGAGATATAGCAATAGATGAGGAAAATAAAAAAGTAAATATAACCCTATCACCTACAAACCCTGGATGTATGAGTATCGCAAATGTAGCAATGGCTTCTAAAATAGAAATTGAAAAATTAGAAGACGTTGACAAAGCAGAAATTACTGTTATTGATCATATGATGGCAGATACCATAAATGAAATGGTCAATAAAGAAGAATAA
- a CDS encoding TatD family hydrolase: MIIDAHMHADTRPIENFKDIKMAGVDAVVTCAHDPLEMKKSNVTLEHLNRVVYQEPKRISKHNVKVYAAVGIHPRAIPDDYENVLKELPNYMKEDHVIAVGEIGLNSTAQIEQEVFIKQLQYADENNYNIIVHTPRTDKPTVTKRTIELMDEYINPKQVQLDHIDYSIVDMVIDKEYTLGITVQPEKMSVDDTVKMLDEYGFDKFVLDSDMSSAPSNHMSLPETKHSLEVNGFNKNDIDKVIYKNLVKFHNLKI; the protein is encoded by the coding sequence ATGATAATTGATGCTCATATGCATGCAGATACAAGACCAATAGAGAACTTTAAAGATATAAAAATGGCTGGAGTAGATGCAGTAGTAACCTGTGCCCACGACCCCCTTGAAATGAAAAAATCAAATGTAACTCTCGAACACTTAAACAGAGTAGTATATCAAGAACCTAAAAGAATCAGCAAACATAATGTTAAAGTATATGCAGCGGTAGGTATACATCCAAGAGCAATACCTGATGATTATGAGAATGTTCTAAAAGAATTACCTAATTATATGAAGGAAGATCATGTAATTGCAGTTGGAGAGATTGGACTAAACTCAACAGCACAAATAGAACAAGAAGTTTTTATAAAACAGTTACAATATGCTGATGAAAATAACTATAATATTATTGTTCATACGCCAAGAACAGATAAACCTACTGTAACTAAAAGAACAATAGAATTAATGGATGAATATATTAATCCTAAACAAGTTCAATTAGATCATATAGATTATTCTATTGTAGATATGGTTATTGATAAAGAGTATACTCTTGGAATTACAGTTCAACCGGAAAAAATGTCTGTTGATGATACTGTTAAAATGTTAGATGAGTATGGTTTTGATAAGTTTGTCCTAGATAGTGATATGAGTTCAGCACCATCAAATCATATGTCACTTCCTGAAACTAAGCATAGTTTAGAAGTAAATGGATTTAATAAGAATGATATTGATAAAGTCATATATAAAAATCTTGTTAAATTCCATAATCTTAAAATTTAA
- a CDS encoding DUF5591 domain-containing protein, translating to MNNTKIPCVTELSLHRPEVIRWQERMKLLEPYSDTIIVLPCSMKKPYSQSKSHNIFKKYTKGLQEVILTSPFGICPREMERTYPIQSYDASTTGDWSDEEIKASGKCLKEYVKDYKVIAHVTGGYRAACEEFLDNVVYTCDDGNTRSNESLNNLKAEVKKADKIGHNKHKIHDLRSIARYQFNTKKADALIPENTQTRGRFNTRILVDKTQIATLHFDTGLFTLNLPAGEILKENEINRVYINFDLQSNTLFTPGIDDADENIIPGDEVVIIKDDEVIGVGKSMMNGRELVDSTKGVGVKIRHQIK from the coding sequence ATGAATAATACAAAAATACCATGTGTAACTGAATTATCATTACATAGACCAGAAGTAATTAGATGGCAAGAACGAATGAAACTGTTAGAACCATACAGTGATACTATCATAGTTCTACCATGTAGTATGAAAAAGCCATATTCACAATCTAAATCACATAATATATTCAAGAAGTATACTAAAGGATTACAGGAAGTAATACTAACTTCACCATTTGGGATATGTCCAAGAGAAATGGAACGAACATATCCTATACAATCTTATGATGCATCAACCACAGGTGACTGGTCTGATGAGGAAATAAAAGCATCCGGAAAATGTCTAAAAGAATATGTTAAAGATTACAAAGTAATTGCACACGTAACTGGAGGATACCGTGCAGCATGTGAAGAATTCCTAGATAATGTGGTGTACACGTGTGATGATGGTAACACAAGATCAAATGAATCATTAAATAATCTAAAAGCAGAAGTAAAGAAAGCTGACAAAATTGGTCATAATAAACATAAGATACATGATCTTAGATCAATAGCAAGATACCAATTTAACACAAAAAAAGCGGATGCATTAATACCAGAAAATACTCAGACTAGAGGCAGATTTAATACACGTATACTTGTAGATAAAACTCAAATTGCAACATTGCACTTTGACACAGGATTATTCACATTAAACTTACCAGCAGGAGAAATACTTAAAGAAAATGAAATAAACAGAGTATATATTAACTTTGATTTACAATCAAACACATTATTTACCCCTGGAATTGATGATGCTGATGAAAATATCATCCCGGGTGACGAAGTAGTGATAATAAAAGATGATGAAGTCATTGGTGTTGGAAAATCTATGATGAATGGTAGAGAATTAGTTGACTCTACTAAAGGTGTAGGTGTAAAAATACGACATCAAATCAAATAA